A section of the Streptomyces sp. Je 1-369 genome encodes:
- a CDS encoding substrate-binding domain-containing protein: protein MATETLKRDAGGTASLRRVLLDNGALSALIVLLVAMSLLSGDFLTTQNLLNVGVQAAVTAILAFGVTFVIVSAGIDLSVGSVAALSATVLAWTATSQGLPVWLAVVLAVATGMACGFVNGLLVSYGKLPPFIATLAMLSVARGLSLVISQGSPIAFPDSVSHLGDTIGGRLPVPVIVMVAMGLVTALVLGRTFIGRSMYAIGGNEEAARLSGLRVKRQKLVIYALSGLFAAVAGVVLASRLVSAQPQAAQGYELDAIAAVVIGGASLAGGVGKASGTLIGALILAVLRNGLNLLSVSAFWQQVVIGVVIALAVLLDTLRRRAGATPGASSGASGGIRGKGPQAVKYAVAAVVVAAVVGAVSFFNSGSSGTSTKIGMSLSTLNNPFFVQMKEGAQAEADKAGVDLTVTDAQNDASQQTNQLQNFTGEGVESIILNPVDSDAAGPAVRGANKQDIPVVAADRGVNKAETAALVASDNVAGGRLAAKTLAEKLGGKGKVVVLQGTPGTSASRERGQGFAEGIKAYPGIDVVAEQPADFDRTKGLDVMTNLMQSNKGVTGVFAENDEMALGAVKALGDKAGKSVPVVGFDGTPDGLKAVEAGTLYASVAQQPRELGKIAVRNAVRASQGKKVQGTVKVPVKVVTSKNVKDFS from the coding sequence GTGGCCACTGAAACCCTGAAGCGCGACGCGGGTGGCACGGCCTCGCTCCGCCGCGTCCTGCTCGACAACGGCGCGCTGAGCGCCCTGATCGTCCTCCTCGTGGCGATGTCGCTGCTCTCCGGCGACTTCCTCACCACGCAGAATCTGCTCAACGTAGGCGTGCAGGCCGCGGTCACCGCGATCCTCGCGTTCGGTGTCACCTTCGTCATCGTCTCGGCGGGCATCGACCTGTCGGTAGGCTCGGTGGCCGCGCTGTCGGCCACCGTCCTCGCCTGGACCGCGACCTCACAGGGCCTCCCGGTGTGGCTGGCGGTCGTTCTCGCCGTCGCCACCGGCATGGCCTGCGGATTCGTCAACGGCCTGCTCGTCTCGTACGGGAAGCTCCCGCCGTTCATCGCGACGCTCGCGATGCTGTCGGTGGCCCGCGGCCTCTCCCTGGTGATCTCGCAGGGCAGCCCGATCGCGTTCCCCGACTCCGTCTCGCACCTCGGTGACACCATCGGCGGCCGGCTGCCGGTCCCGGTGATCGTGATGGTCGCGATGGGCCTGGTCACGGCGCTGGTCCTCGGACGTACGTTCATCGGCCGCTCCATGTACGCGATCGGCGGCAACGAAGAGGCCGCCCGCCTCTCCGGGCTGCGCGTCAAGCGGCAGAAGCTCGTCATCTACGCGCTCTCCGGCCTCTTCGCGGCCGTCGCGGGCGTCGTGCTCGCGTCCCGCCTCGTCTCCGCGCAGCCGCAGGCCGCGCAGGGCTACGAGCTCGACGCCATCGCCGCGGTCGTCATCGGCGGCGCCAGCCTCGCGGGCGGCGTCGGCAAGGCGTCCGGCACGCTCATCGGCGCGCTGATCCTCGCCGTGCTGCGCAACGGCCTCAACCTCCTCTCCGTCTCCGCGTTCTGGCAGCAGGTCGTCATCGGCGTCGTCATCGCGCTCGCGGTCCTCCTGGACACGCTGCGGCGGCGGGCCGGGGCGACGCCGGGAGCGTCGTCGGGTGCCTCGGGAGGGATACGAGGAAAGGGGCCGCAGGCGGTGAAGTACGCGGTCGCCGCCGTGGTCGTGGCCGCCGTCGTCGGCGCCGTCTCGTTCTTCAACTCGGGCTCGTCCGGCACGAGCACGAAGATCGGCATGTCGCTCTCCACCCTCAACAACCCCTTCTTCGTGCAGATGAAGGAGGGCGCGCAGGCCGAGGCCGACAAGGCGGGCGTCGACCTGACGGTCACCGACGCGCAGAACGACGCGTCGCAGCAGACCAACCAGCTGCAGAACTTCACCGGCGAGGGCGTGGAGTCGATCATCCTCAACCCGGTGGACTCCGACGCGGCGGGACCCGCCGTGCGGGGCGCCAACAAGCAGGACATCCCGGTGGTCGCGGCCGACCGGGGCGTGAACAAGGCGGAGACCGCGGCGCTCGTCGCCTCCGACAACGTCGCGGGCGGCAGGCTGGCGGCGAAGACGCTCGCCGAGAAGCTGGGCGGCAAGGGCAAGGTCGTCGTCCTCCAGGGCACGCCCGGCACCTCCGCCAGTCGCGAGCGCGGCCAGGGCTTCGCCGAGGGCATCAAGGCGTACCCGGGCATCGACGTCGTCGCCGAGCAGCCCGCGGACTTCGACCGCACGAAGGGCCTGGACGTCATGACGAACCTCATGCAGTCCAACAAGGGCGTGACCGGCGTCTTCGCCGAGAACGACGAGATGGCGCTCGGCGCGGTCAAGGCACTCGGCGACAAGGCGGGCAAGTCCGTCCCCGTCGTCGGCTTCGACGGCACCCCGGACGGGCTGAAGGCGGTCGAGGCGGGCACGCTGTACGCGTCCGTGGCGCAGCAGCCCAGGGAGCTCGGGAAGATCGCCGTGCGCAACGCGGTGCGGGCCTCGCAGGGCAAGAAGGTCCAGGGGACGGTGAAGGTGCCGGTGAAGGTCGTCACGTCGAAGAACGTGAAGGACTTCTCCTGA
- a CDS encoding sugar ABC transporter ATP-binding protein, translating to MSDQDELLRIESIRKTFPGVVALDSVDFDLRRGEVHVLLGENGAGKSTLIKMLSGAYRPDSGRIFAEGREVRINGAQDAERLGIATIYQEFNLVPDLTVAENIFLGRQPRRFGLVDRKKMEADAEELLQRVGVSVSPRAKVRELGIARLQMVEIAKALSLDARVLIMDEPTAVLTSDEVDKLFAIVRSLREDGVGIVFITHHLEEIAALGDRVTVLRDGRSVDQVPASTDEDELVRLMVGRNIEQQYPRERPDTDTDSDSESGTRPPLLRVDGLTRDGVFHDVSFEVRAGEVVGLAGLVGAGRTEVARAVFGADPYDGGSVDVRGERLPRHDVNAAMVAGIGLVPEDRKGQGLVLDASVRENLGLVTLRSATRAGLVDLKGQERAAARIAEQLGVRMAGLGQHVRTLSGGNQQKVVIGKWLLADIRVLILDEPTRGIDVGAKVEIYQLINELTASGHAVLMISSDLPEVLGMSDRVLVMAQGRIAGELTAEEATQDAVMALAVSTAATQHEAAVQNDETEQNDEAVRNKEEAEGSRGH from the coding sequence GTGAGCGACCAGGACGAGTTGCTGCGCATCGAGTCGATACGCAAGACGTTCCCCGGCGTCGTCGCGCTCGACTCCGTCGACTTCGACCTGCGCCGCGGCGAGGTGCACGTCCTGCTCGGCGAGAACGGCGCGGGCAAGAGCACCCTCATCAAGATGCTCTCCGGCGCCTACCGCCCCGACAGCGGGCGGATCTTCGCCGAGGGGCGCGAGGTCCGCATCAACGGCGCGCAGGACGCCGAGCGGCTCGGCATCGCCACGATCTACCAGGAGTTCAACCTCGTTCCCGACCTGACCGTCGCCGAGAACATCTTCCTGGGACGGCAGCCGCGCCGCTTCGGCCTGGTCGACCGGAAGAAGATGGAGGCCGACGCGGAGGAGCTGCTCCAGCGGGTCGGCGTCAGCGTCTCGCCGCGCGCCAAGGTGCGCGAACTGGGCATCGCCCGGCTCCAGATGGTCGAGATCGCCAAGGCGCTGAGCCTGGACGCGCGGGTGCTCATCATGGACGAGCCGACCGCCGTCCTCACCTCCGATGAGGTCGACAAGCTCTTCGCCATCGTGCGCTCCCTGCGCGAGGACGGCGTCGGCATCGTCTTCATCACCCACCACCTGGAGGAGATCGCCGCCCTCGGTGACCGCGTCACCGTCCTGCGCGACGGCCGCAGCGTCGACCAGGTGCCCGCGTCGACCGACGAGGACGAGCTCGTACGCCTCATGGTGGGCCGCAACATCGAGCAGCAGTACCCGCGCGAACGCCCCGACACCGACACCGACTCCGACTCCGAGTCTGGGACCCGGCCGCCGTTGCTCCGCGTGGACGGCCTGACCCGCGACGGCGTCTTCCACGACGTCAGCTTCGAGGTGCGGGCCGGCGAGGTCGTCGGCCTCGCGGGTCTCGTCGGCGCGGGCCGCACCGAGGTGGCGCGCGCGGTCTTCGGCGCCGATCCGTACGACGGCGGCTCCGTCGACGTACGCGGCGAGCGGCTGCCCCGGCACGACGTGAACGCGGCGATGGTCGCGGGCATCGGCCTGGTCCCCGAGGACCGCAAGGGGCAGGGGCTCGTCCTCGACGCCTCCGTGCGGGAGAACCTCGGCCTGGTGACGCTGCGTTCGGCGACGCGCGCCGGGCTCGTGGACCTCAAGGGCCAGGAGCGGGCGGCCGCGCGGATCGCCGAGCAGCTGGGCGTGCGCATGGCCGGGCTCGGCCAGCACGTCCGCACGCTGTCCGGCGGCAACCAGCAGAAGGTCGTCATCGGCAAGTGGCTGCTCGCCGACATCCGGGTCCTCATCCTCGACGAGCCGACGCGCGGCATCGACGTGGGCGCGAAGGTCGAGATCTACCAGCTCATCAACGAGCTGACGGCCTCCGGGCACGCGGTCCTGATGATCTCCAGCGACCTGCCCGAGGTGCTCGGCATGAGCGACCGGGTCCTCGTCATGGCGCAGGGCCGGATCGCCGGTGAACTCACGGCCGAAGAGGCCACGCAGGACGCCGTCATGGCACTCGCCGTCAGCACCGCGGCGACACAACACGAAGCAGCAGTACAGAACGACGAGACAGAACAGAACGACGAAGCGGTACGGAACAAGGAAGAGGCGGAGGGCTCCCGTGGCCACTGA
- a CDS encoding M28 family metallopeptidase → MNLFRRAAVGAATLAIGGLLATATPSAAAPTPTLAAPDIPLANVKAHLSQLQSIASANGGNRAHGRAGYKASLDYVKGKLDAAGFTTRIQQFTSSGATGYNLIADWPGGDANQVLMAGAHLDSVSSGAGINDNGSGSAGILETALAVSRAQLQPTKHLRFAWWGAEELGMVGSRYYVNNLPAADRSKVSGYLNFDMIGSPNPGYFVYDDDPTIEKTFKDYYAGLGVPTEIETEGDGRSDHAPFANVGIPVGGLFTGAERSKSSAQAQKWGGTAGQAFDRCYHSSCDSTSNINDTALDRNSDAIAHAIWTLGAGTTVPPGDVYENTTDVTIPDNGAAVTSTVNVAGRTGNAPATLKVDVDVRHTWRGDVVLDLVAPDGTAYRLKNSSSNDSADNIIATYTVNASSETANGAWKLRAQDVASQDTGYINSWKLTF, encoded by the coding sequence ATGAACCTGTTCAGACGTGCGGCCGTCGGTGCCGCCACCCTGGCCATCGGCGGCCTGCTCGCCACCGCCACCCCCTCGGCCGCCGCCCCCACGCCCACCCTCGCGGCGCCCGACATCCCGCTCGCCAACGTCAAGGCGCACCTCTCCCAGCTCCAGTCCATAGCCTCGGCCAACGGCGGCAACCGAGCCCACGGGCGCGCCGGTTACAAGGCCTCACTCGACTATGTGAAGGGCAAGCTGGACGCGGCCGGATTCACCACCCGCATCCAGCAGTTCACGTCCAGCGGCGCCACCGGGTACAACCTGATCGCCGACTGGCCGGGCGGGGACGCCAACCAGGTCCTGATGGCGGGCGCGCACCTCGACAGCGTCTCGTCGGGTGCGGGCATCAACGACAACGGCTCGGGGTCGGCCGGCATCCTGGAGACCGCGCTCGCCGTGTCGCGCGCGCAGCTCCAGCCGACGAAGCACCTGCGGTTCGCCTGGTGGGGCGCCGAGGAGCTGGGCATGGTCGGCTCGCGGTACTACGTCAACAACCTGCCCGCCGCGGACCGTTCAAAGGTCAGCGGCTATCTGAACTTCGACATGATCGGCTCGCCGAACCCGGGCTACTTCGTCTACGACGACGACCCGACGATCGAGAAGACGTTCAAGGACTACTACGCGGGTCTCGGCGTCCCGACGGAGATCGAGACCGAGGGCGACGGACGCTCCGACCACGCGCCGTTCGCCAACGTCGGCATCCCGGTCGGCGGTCTGTTCACCGGCGCCGAGCGCTCCAAGTCCAGTGCGCAGGCCCAGAAGTGGGGCGGCACGGCGGGCCAGGCCTTCGACCGCTGCTACCACTCGTCCTGCGACTCCACGTCGAACATCAACGACACGGCGCTCGACCGCAACAGCGACGCCATCGCGCACGCGATCTGGACCCTCGGCGCGGGCACCACGGTGCCGCCCGGCGACGTGTACGAGAACACGACCGACGTCACCATCCCGGACAACGGCGCCGCGGTGACCTCCACGGTCAACGTCGCGGGACGCACCGGCAACGCCCCCGCCACCCTCAAGGTGGACGTCGACGTGCGGCACACCTGGCGCGGTGACGTGGTCCTCGACCTGGTGGCGCCGGACGGCACGGCGTACCGCCTGAAGAACTCGAGCAGCAACGACTCGGCGGACAACATCATCGCCACGTACACGGTGAACGCGTCGAGCGAGACGGCCAACGGCGCATGGAAGCTCCGCGCCCAGGACGTCGCGTCCCAGGACACGGGGTACATCAACAGCTGGAAGCTGACGTTCTAA
- a CDS encoding cytochrome P450, translating to MSPHGSAPPRTTPPLTPPPPVPDVFDPRLYADGVPHDRYRILRDHHPVAWQDEPAVLGWPAGPGFWAVTRHADVVRVLKDAATYSSYLGATQIRDPAPDDLPFIRRMMLNQDPASATAAHAGAGARGPTDHGRLRGLVSRAFTPRLVERFEARVRDRARTLIAAALEQARAGDGTFDVVTAVTDDYALLNLADLLGVPATDRDLLLHWTQRVIGYQDPDEAPPPVLCPDGEPVNPRSPAMLRDMFAYARTLAAHKREHPGDDVLTTLAHDPELTAPELEMFFFLLTVAGNDTVRSAAPGGLLALAESPGEYERLRAGTFGVGPAVDELLRRHPPVLSFRRTAARDTELAGTRIAAGDKVVVFHASAHHDERVFTDPHRLDLTRSPNPHVAFGDGPHVCLGAHFARLQLRVFHEEVTRALPTLRLAAPPRRLVSHFINGLKSVRVEAPT from the coding sequence ATGAGCCCGCACGGCAGCGCCCCACCCCGCACGACCCCGCCCCTCACGCCCCCACCCCCCGTCCCCGACGTCTTCGACCCCCGCCTCTACGCGGACGGCGTCCCCCACGACCGCTACCGGATCCTGCGCGACCACCATCCCGTCGCATGGCAGGACGAGCCCGCGGTGCTCGGGTGGCCCGCGGGCCCGGGGTTCTGGGCCGTCACCCGGCACGCGGACGTCGTGCGCGTACTCAAGGACGCGGCGACGTACTCCTCATACCTGGGCGCCACCCAGATCCGTGACCCCGCCCCGGACGACCTGCCGTTCATCCGGCGCATGATGCTCAACCAGGACCCCGCGAGCGCCACCGCCGCCCACGCCGGGGCGGGCGCGCGCGGGCCCACCGACCACGGCAGGCTGCGCGGACTGGTCAGCCGCGCCTTCACCCCGCGCCTCGTCGAACGCTTCGAGGCGAGGGTGCGCGACCGGGCCCGTACGCTCATCGCCGCCGCCCTGGAGCAGGCCCGCGCCGGTGATGGCACCTTCGACGTCGTCACCGCCGTCACCGACGACTACGCCCTGCTCAACCTCGCCGACCTGCTCGGCGTACCCGCCACCGACCGCGACCTCCTCCTGCACTGGACGCAGCGCGTCATCGGCTACCAGGACCCGGACGAAGCACCCCCACCCGTGCTCTGCCCCGACGGTGAGCCGGTCAACCCGCGCTCCCCGGCGATGCTGCGCGACATGTTCGCGTACGCGCGCACGCTGGCCGCGCACAAACGCGAGCACCCCGGCGACGACGTCCTCACGACACTCGCCCACGACCCCGAACTCACCGCGCCCGAACTGGAGATGTTCTTCTTCCTCCTCACCGTCGCGGGCAACGACACCGTGCGCAGCGCCGCACCCGGCGGGCTGCTCGCGCTCGCGGAGAGCCCCGGCGAGTACGAGCGGCTGCGCGCCGGGACGTTCGGCGTCGGGCCCGCCGTCGACGAACTCCTGCGCCGCCACCCGCCGGTGCTCAGTTTCCGGCGTACGGCGGCCCGTGACACCGAGCTGGCGGGGACACGCATCGCGGCCGGGGACAAGGTCGTCGTGTTCCACGCCTCCGCCCACCACGACGAGCGCGTCTTCACCGACCCGCACCGCCTCGACCTCACCCGTTCCCCCAACCCGCACGTGGCGTTCGGCGACGGCCCGCACGTCTGCCTCGGCGCCCACTTCGCCCGGCTGCAACTGCGCGTGTTCCACGAGGAGGTGACCCGCGCCCTGCCTACCCTGCGCCTCGCCGCTCCGCCGCGTCGGCTGGTCTCGCACTTCATCAACGGCCTGAAGTCGGTACGGGTCGAGGCGCCCACGTAG
- a CDS encoding LacI family DNA-binding transcriptional regulator, giving the protein MSPSSVGIKDVAAEAGVSVATVSRVLNGHPSVSPASRTRVLAAVEALGYRPNAVARSLRTDQTRTLGLVISDVLNPYFTELARSVEEAARALGYSVIIGNADERPELQDHHVRTLLDRRIDGLLVSPTDGGSPLMLDAVRAGTPMVFVDRWIPGVDVPVVRSDGRQAVRDLVAHLHGLGHRRLAIIAGPAATTTGSERVEAFREALREHGIALPDAYIGQGDFQADSGRRATERFLALPEPPEVVFAADNLMALGALDALRAHGLRVPDDIGLAAFDDIPWFVHTDPPITAIAQPTADLGRAAVHALIDRIEGRSPRSVTLPARLVVRRSCGEDIAGRGDAPGDRGENTPARRSNP; this is encoded by the coding sequence ATGAGTCCGAGCTCGGTGGGCATCAAGGACGTCGCGGCCGAGGCCGGCGTGTCCGTCGCCACCGTGTCGCGCGTGCTGAACGGCCACCCTTCCGTCAGCCCCGCGTCCCGCACCCGGGTCCTCGCCGCCGTCGAGGCGCTCGGTTACCGGCCCAACGCCGTCGCCCGGTCCCTGCGCACCGACCAGACCCGCACCCTCGGCCTGGTCATCAGCGACGTCCTGAACCCGTACTTCACGGAGCTGGCCCGGTCCGTCGAGGAGGCCGCCCGCGCCCTCGGCTACAGCGTGATCATCGGCAACGCCGACGAACGCCCCGAGCTCCAGGACCACCACGTACGGACCCTGCTCGACCGGCGGATCGACGGGCTGCTCGTCTCCCCCACCGACGGCGGCTCCCCGCTGATGCTCGACGCCGTGCGCGCCGGCACCCCGATGGTCTTCGTGGACCGGTGGATCCCCGGCGTGGACGTCCCCGTCGTCCGCTCCGACGGGCGGCAGGCCGTCCGTGACCTCGTCGCCCACCTGCACGGACTCGGTCACCGCAGGCTCGCCATCATCGCGGGCCCGGCGGCCACCACCACCGGCAGCGAGCGCGTCGAGGCCTTCCGCGAGGCGCTGCGCGAGCACGGCATCGCGCTGCCCGACGCCTACATCGGCCAGGGCGACTTCCAGGCGGACAGCGGCCGCCGCGCCACCGAACGCTTCCTCGCCCTGCCCGAGCCGCCCGAGGTCGTCTTCGCCGCCGACAACCTGATGGCCCTCGGCGCCCTCGACGCCCTCCGCGCCCACGGCCTGCGCGTCCCGGACGACATCGGGCTCGCCGCGTTCGACGACATCCCGTGGTTCGTGCACACCGATCCGCCGATCACCGCGATCGCCCAGCCGACCGCCGACCTCGGCCGGGCCGCCGTGCACGCGCTGATCGACCGGATCGAGGGCAGGAGCCCGCGGTCCGTGACCCTGCCCGCCCGTCTCGTCGTCCGCCGTTCCTGCGGCGAGGACATCGCAGGTCGCGGAGACGCCCCCGGCGACCGCGGCGAGAACACCCCCGCACGAAGGAGCAATCCGTGA
- a CDS encoding DUF1266 domain-containing protein → MHDDHAAPDSAYTLDAELHDEVFPDFPAPEDGSPWQAPADLEEHLYELCQADDAYGYLRAIAVEGLYRPVSVTGTQRGDTESELLTVDLPDGRKVAQVYTAGVLPRPHPAVVYEYVTLDSLAHGCPDDVDLLVVNAATPCQQFYLTTDDEREVWSELHDTYHRADSLGNRIDTRRTGAPEPGSPLLHGLACGAHLCFTNGDAWNTVDWHGAGHHNETGRLEEWWGVHDRDDWLSLQERLLTGDVSPWYWDFVLDARTVLARRHGPRVDPELWRDQVEAALRHRVVESGGPGEPHRPGEDPELDQFVAHLRGLVGKVLRYEARFRADELLPPDGHVGTVAAWDIGRASKMARWGRGARYATHAEMIKSLERASEAARSSYTSWETFSAGYVLGRCLHFDEESFGSWYTDVLRAHRALTTDPDSPWLTVPFRQD, encoded by the coding sequence ATGCACGACGACCACGCCGCCCCCGACAGCGCGTACACCCTCGACGCCGAGCTCCACGACGAGGTCTTCCCCGACTTCCCGGCCCCCGAGGACGGCAGCCCCTGGCAGGCGCCCGCCGACCTGGAGGAGCACCTGTACGAGCTGTGCCAGGCGGACGACGCGTACGGCTATCTGCGGGCGATAGCCGTCGAGGGCCTGTACCGCCCGGTGTCGGTCACCGGGACGCAACGCGGGGACACCGAGAGCGAGTTGCTCACCGTCGACCTGCCGGACGGCAGGAAGGTCGCGCAGGTCTACACGGCGGGCGTGCTGCCCCGCCCGCACCCCGCCGTCGTCTACGAGTACGTCACGCTGGACTCGCTCGCCCACGGCTGCCCCGACGACGTCGACCTGCTCGTGGTGAACGCGGCCACGCCGTGCCAGCAGTTCTACCTGACCACCGACGACGAGCGTGAGGTCTGGTCGGAGCTGCACGACACGTACCACCGCGCCGACAGCCTCGGGAACCGCATCGACACCCGGCGCACGGGCGCACCCGAGCCCGGCAGCCCGCTCCTGCACGGCCTGGCGTGCGGGGCACACCTGTGCTTCACCAACGGTGACGCCTGGAACACCGTCGACTGGCACGGCGCGGGACACCACAACGAGACCGGCCGCCTGGAGGAGTGGTGGGGCGTGCACGACCGCGACGACTGGCTGTCCCTCCAGGAGCGGCTGCTCACTGGTGACGTCAGCCCCTGGTACTGGGACTTCGTCCTCGACGCCCGCACCGTACTGGCCCGGCGGCACGGCCCCCGGGTCGACCCGGAGCTCTGGCGCGACCAGGTCGAGGCGGCGCTCCGGCACCGCGTGGTGGAGTCCGGCGGCCCCGGCGAGCCGCACCGGCCCGGCGAGGACCCCGAACTCGACCAGTTCGTGGCGCATCTGCGGGGCCTGGTCGGCAAGGTGCTCCGCTACGAGGCGCGGTTCCGCGCGGACGAACTCCTGCCGCCCGACGGCCACGTGGGCACGGTCGCGGCGTGGGACATCGGGCGCGCCTCGAAGATGGCCCGCTGGGGCAGGGGCGCGCGGTACGCCACGCACGCGGAAATGATCAAGTCCCTGGAACGTGCCTCCGAGGCCGCCCGCTCCTCGTACACCTCCTGGGAGACGTTCTCCGCGGGCTACGTCCTGGGCCGCTGCCTGCACTTCGACGAGGAGTCGTTCGGCTCCTGGTACACGGACGTACTCCGCGCGCACCGCGCCCTGACCACGGACCCGGACAGCCCTTGGCTGACGGTCCCGTTCCGGCAGGACTGA
- a CDS encoding ribokinase produces MNDDYELLVVGSANADLVVGVERRPAPGETVLGSDLAVHPGGKGGNQAVAAARLGARTALLARVGDDAHGRLLLDAQRAAGVDTVGVLVGGAPTGVALITVDPSGDNSIVVSPGANGRLTPEDIRAAGSLLAASRVVSSQLEIPLETVAEVVRTLRPGSRFVLNPSPPAPLPDEVLAACDPLVVNEHEARVILGDDAGDSPEEWARGLLALGPRSVVITLGAEGALTAEGSAESAVRVPSPKVDAVDTTGAGDAFTAALGWRLGLGEDLPTAAAYAVRVGSAAVTRKGAQDSYPTAAELAEAVPEEEGPSR; encoded by the coding sequence ATGAACGACGACTACGAGCTGCTGGTCGTGGGCTCCGCCAACGCCGATCTGGTGGTCGGCGTGGAGCGCCGCCCCGCGCCCGGCGAGACGGTCCTCGGTTCCGACCTGGCCGTCCACCCCGGCGGCAAGGGCGGCAACCAGGCGGTCGCCGCGGCCCGCCTCGGCGCCCGCACCGCGCTGCTCGCCCGGGTCGGCGACGACGCCCACGGCAGGCTTCTGCTGGACGCGCAGCGGGCGGCAGGCGTGGACACCGTCGGCGTCCTGGTGGGCGGCGCGCCCACCGGTGTCGCGCTGATCACGGTCGACCCGTCGGGCGACAACAGCATCGTGGTCTCCCCCGGCGCCAACGGGCGCCTCACCCCCGAGGACATCCGCGCGGCGGGCAGCCTCCTCGCCGCGTCGCGGGTGGTCTCCAGCCAGCTGGAGATCCCGCTGGAGACGGTCGCCGAGGTGGTACGCACCCTGCGCCCCGGCTCCCGTTTCGTCCTCAACCCGTCGCCGCCCGCCCCGCTGCCCGACGAGGTCCTCGCGGCGTGCGACCCGCTGGTGGTGAACGAGCACGAGGCCCGCGTCATCCTCGGCGACGACGCGGGTGACTCCCCCGAGGAGTGGGCGCGCGGGCTGCTCGCCCTTGGCCCGCGCTCGGTCGTGATCACGCTGGGCGCCGAGGGTGCGCTCACTGCGGAGGGCTCGGCGGAGAGCGCCGTACGGGTCCCGAGCCCGAAGGTCGACGCGGTGGACACGACCGGCGCGGGCGACGCCTTCACCGCCGCGCTCGGCTGGCGTCTCGGCCTCGGCGAGGACCTGCCGACGGCGGCCGCGTACGCGGTGCGGGTGGGTTCGGCCGCGGTCACCCGCAAGGGCGCGCAGGACTCCTACCCGACCGCGGCGGAGCTCGCCGAGGCCGTTCCGGAGGAGGAGGGCCCGTCCCGGTGA
- the rbsD gene encoding D-ribose pyranase yields MKRSGILNRHLAGALAELGHGDTVLVCDAGMPVPAGPRVVDLAFRAGVPSFAEVLDGLLDELVVEGGTAALEVREANAPTARLLRESLPSLALVPHEELKGLSAGARLVVRTGEARPYANVLLRCGVFF; encoded by the coding sequence GTGAAGAGGTCGGGCATCCTGAACCGTCATCTCGCGGGCGCGCTGGCCGAGTTGGGCCATGGTGACACCGTGCTCGTCTGCGACGCGGGCATGCCGGTCCCGGCGGGCCCGCGCGTGGTGGACCTGGCGTTCCGCGCCGGGGTCCCGTCCTTCGCGGAGGTACTCGACGGGCTCCTCGACGAGCTGGTGGTGGAGGGCGGGACGGCGGCGCTGGAAGTACGCGAGGCGAATGCGCCGACCGCTCGACTCCTGCGCGAGAGCCTCCCGTCCCTCGCCCTCGTCCCGCACGAGGAGCTCAAGGGGCTCTCGGCGGGCGCCCGTCTGGTGGTCAGGACCGGTGAGGCGCGGCCGTACGCGAACGTGCTGCTGAGGTGCGGCGTCTTCTTCTGA